The following is a genomic window from Antechinus flavipes isolate AdamAnt ecotype Samford, QLD, Australia chromosome 3, AdamAnt_v2, whole genome shotgun sequence.
CCCTTGGTACGAGGGTCCTGATGGGGCTCAGCCAAAGCCCCCAGAGCTGACATAAAGCacgaggaaagaaggaagggaaacagCTCGCGTTTCCGGAAGACTTTATCATTTGCCGAGTTCATCAGGCAGTCCACCAGCTTGGCTCCTTTTACCAGGGTCAAGGGGAAGGACTCGTCCGGGAGGAAACAGCTAGGGAAGGTCAGCGCCCGCCTGTGAACGTGGCTCTCCCCACATGTACCTTCACTATTCTTCCTACTCTACTGAGAGGCGGGGAAAGAAGGCAGAGGTGCCCATCGGCAGCCCTCCGTGGACCAGCCGCTTACTTGACCTTGGCGATATCATCGTGCCCATtggacagatgagaaaatggcgGCCCCTAAAGTGGAGTGACTCGCTGGTCGGCGCTAGGACAGGGGATGGCCCTGAATCATTCTGGACCACAGGCCGTGACCCTGgggatgaggaaacaggcccatcAAAACCTCAGCGTGATGACCTAGGGATTCCTCGGGGGACGCTTCCTGGCTCTGGGGGGCCCAGTCACCGGACACTTCTTAGCCTTGGATTTCTCTATGGGAGGAGGGAGCCGCGCTCAATGACCCACGAGTCCTCCCAGCTCTAGATTCATGCTCCTCTGAAGCTATGAGCCCATCCCTGCTAGCATGGGGCTGCGGTGGGAGGCTGGTCTAGCTCGAGGGGGTGAGCCGGCTAAGTTTAAAGGAGTCCTTTGCAAGCCATGTGGGCTTCAGCCCATCGTCAGGGAGCTTGAACGTGGAGGGTGGGCGACACTTTGGGAACGTGGGCTCTGGAAGTTAACTGCTGACTTGATCTGGAAGACACAAGTCAAAGCCCACCCACTGAAGCTGCTGGAAATTTGGTAAAATGATGGGGAAGTCGAGTCATCGATTCAGCTTCAAATAAACAAGAAATCCAGATGTCCTAAGCCCAAATCAAATTGGAGTGAGCAAATTCTGTGCacacctggagtcagaagactcatcctcctgaattcaaatgcagcttcagactCTCGCTCCTCTGTGGCCCTGGACAAAGCATagcaccctgtttgcctcagtttccccatctgtaaaatgagctggagtatcTTTACCACGACAAGTCCAAATGGGCTAATATTCATTCAGAAGATTCTAATCAAATCCCCATTATCTGCAAAGCTCAGAGCACGTGAGGCATCAGAGGAGCGCCTGAGATCACTATCACTGCCTCTGCTTTCCTGTAGCTCATAGTCCAATCGGGAAAATGATGTTCTCAGGTAAATGTGCCTCAAAATGGACCGTGATCAATGGCACGAGCAAGGACCAAAACGCTCAGAGAGTGCAGAAGATGACGGGATCCGTCCCGCCAGGACAAATCTGGACAAGCTTAGGGAAGGGAGGTCCTGAATCCTGGTGAGGCTCCTCTTGGCAGTCAGATAAAGGGTGGGAAGAGAACTCTGAAAATTCAGTCGGGACCCCTGCAAGTGTCATGAACCACAGATAATCTTTGCAGACAAAATAACATTCGGAAACTCTGCCAAGATGGATGGACTCGGAAGCTTTGCCCATGGTGGCCGGCGCCCCAAACGAGGATGTTTATTAGATTAAATAAACAGAAAGGAGAAAGTGGCAGAGCCAGCTGGCACTCACCCCCAATGGCGTAGATCTCTCCGTTGAGCGCGGCGCTGGCGTGGTTGGTGCGGGCTTTCAACATCGGCGCAATGATTTTCCAGATGCCCTCTTTCTGTGAAAAGCACCAGACCTGGGTTGTGGACCACGTGTCGATTTTACTGCCGCGGGAACCTCCTGTCAAGAAACGCCACAGTGAGGTTCTGATGTGGAAGGAGCGGGCAGGTGAACCCCACCCCCCAATCTCCCTAAGGGGAAGTTCCTGAACCATTGCCTGTAAGCACCATGGTGCTCAGGACCCCCACCCACGGACAGCGCTCCCTTCTCAGCTAAGAACTTTTGAGGCTCAGAGCTGGAGCCTCAGAGTCACCTGGCTTACTTTGTACCTGAATAAGATTCCCCCAACCAACATCCCTGGCCAGACCTTGTCCCACCATGGCTCCAAAGCCTCTGGGGACAGGGAACCTACCATGCCCATGGGGGGGGGCGGCTTTTCACTTTGAGGGGACGCCATTCAGTGGCAAGTTCTTTGTGATATCTGGTCTAAATAACTTGCTAACTTCCACCCAGGGGTGCCTGCTTGGAACCATGAGAAGAGGCTCAAGACGGGCACAGGGGAGTTGGAGACGCCTCACCTAACTCATCAAAAACAGGATGACCAGCTTTCTATGGAGGGCTCCCCCAAATCAGGGGAATTCTAAGTTTCCACATCCTTAAAGCTTGAATAATTAAATTCACTATGCAGGAAGCTATGAAAGCTTAAAACTGCCCTCAGAGTTTGCTCCCACCCCTTATTACGttaccttcctttaaaaaattacctcATATCTGTTAATTCACTGAACCCCATGATTACCCTGTGAGGTGGGTGCCATtatcatccccactttacagatgaagaaattaagtttcAGATGGTATGGAAGATTAGCTGATCATCACATGGTTAGAGTGTCAATGACCAGATTTGACCCCCAGGGCTTTCTGACTCCATCCCAACCACCATAGACTGCTGCCCAGAATCATTCAGAGGCATTTCCTGTCCTATCGCTAACTAGCAAGTCACTTTTGGGGCCGCCATTTTCTCGTCTAtcaaatgggaacaataatatcACCAAGATCAAATAAGTGGCTGACCCAGTAGGAGACTGGGAATCTTAATTTGCCCCCAAGTGGgaaatttccaaaaaaagaaatcccatttttcATAAATATAGATGGCCCAGCAGCATTCTTGGGCTCCTTGTTGAAGAGGTAGAAGATGGGGGGCCACAGAAAAGGATTcagcaaatcagttccaatggagcagtaatgaactgaaccagctacgcccagtgaaagaactctgggagatgactgtgaaccactacacagaattcccaatccctctatttttgtccgcctgcatttttgatttccttcacaggctaattgtacactatttcagactctgattctttttatacagaaaataatggtttggacatgtatacttatattgtatctaatttatactttaacatatttaacatgtattggtcaacctgccatctgggggagagaatggggggaaggaggggaaaaattgggacaaaagttttggcaattgtcaatgctctaaaattacccacgcatagaacttttgtaaataaaaagctatgataaaaattaaaaaaagaaaggggttCAGTCACACAGAGTTGGGGCACCAAGGCGAGCATCCAGATTCTACTGAGTTGCAGTGGGCGAGAACCGCCCCTCTAGAGCTCGGCTATCAGGAGGACCAGTTCCCGAGATGGGAGGACCATTCCCAGACCCTGATGACCCAGGCAAGAATTCATGACCAGTGACAGCCGGGAGCCCAAATATACCCAGAAAGGCGTCAAATTAGACAGAAGAATGTGGCCCAGAATAGCCGAGCCCCGGAGAACTCTAGTAAGCAAGAAATAGAACTCACAAACGAGTTCTGAAATGAGCAACCAAAGCCCCCGGGCAGTCACCCAGCCTGGCTCACACGGCCTTCCTCCTCACGTACCTGTGACATAAATATCATTGTTCAGCGCCACCAGAGAAAAGCCCCACTTGTGGTAGTCGGGGAAATCGGGAAGGGCCGTCCAGCGTTCtgataaggaaggagaaaaggggggagaaTATCAGCACGTGGGGCACGAATTAAAAGCTCTGACAAATGATTGGAAGCAGGGACTCTAAGCAAAGAGATCGCCTCCCTctgaattattggattcctggcacatgaactaatggacaatggattccttttggactatttctaggacttatggacacgTATAAATTCtgatgttgattcatgttatttgttacattgcTACTAGCCTGCGTTCTATTGCTATGTGCCTATGTAATTTGTGTAATGATGTGTAATGCCTCCCTGTTCCATGATCCGAGTCCATGCCCTCCACTTGCGTCATCTTGCCCGGGTCATGTGCCCTCTGATTCATGTTCGGGTCACTCTGGGAGGGCAGAGGAGAGGGCCAGACCATTGTCTCACCGGGCTGCCTCGTGGCGTTCCGGGAGCCTCTGATCCGGGCAGGGCACAGCTGCTGGGCCCCGTGGGCCAAGAGAGCTCACCACATTAGCTCAGCCTTCAATCTCCCATGGTCCTGGGCTCCTTCCTCTGCCGGGGCCTCCCGGGGACCTTCTGGCCAATGTCAGTGTGCGGCGTCAGGGGCTGCTCACCCGAGAGGAGCTGACTGGCACGTGCCCAAcctccccccccaccctcccTGGGCGACCAGAAATCCAGCCAAGTTCTCACACAGAGAGACGTCACTGCCCGGCCGCAGATTGCTCTGGGAGAAACAGAAAGGATGATTCCGTCCCCATAGAATGCACGGGATCAGTGTCCGTTCTGTTGTTGGGCTTCATCACTAGGGAACGGGCCACGTCAGCTTGGATCCGGGCTGCCCAAAGGGCGGGACAGGTGGGTAATGAAAGGGGCCTAAGCAAAGTTACACATCGCCTGCCAAGAGTGCTTCACGGCTCATGAGCGGATTTACATCCGTGACCTCATTGGAGGCTCCCAATAGCCTACTGAACTCCAGCTCTCACTGGCCCCATTTTCCAGAAGCTCACTTAGCTGTCTCACAGCCAGGAGTCAAACCCAGATACTTTGTTTGGTTCACTTAAGTACCCACCGTCCTCTAAGGCTAAAAGTTGCAGAGCAGATGGAAACTGCAGGAATAGAGGGAATTTTCTTACTTAGAACTGCaatgatgagatcatagatctgaacataaataaaggaaaaatcataggtctgaatgtgaatgaatgaatgaatgaaaaatcatggGTCTGAATGTGAATGAATGCAAAATCATAGGTCTGAATGaacataaataaatgcaaaatcatGGGTCtgaatgtgaatgaatgaatgaaaaatcatggGTCTGAATGTGAATGAATGCAAAATCATAGGTCTGAATGaacataaataaatgcaaaatcatGGGTCtgaatgtgaatgaatgaatgaatgaaaaatcatggGTCTGAATGTGAATGAATGCAAAATCATAGGTCTGAATgaacataaatgaaaaatcatgggtctgaatgtgaatgaatgaatgaaaaaattaggtctgaacatgaatgaatgaatgcaaacTCATAGGtctgaatataaataaatgaaaaatcataggtctgaatgtgaatgaatgaatgaatgaatgcaaaatCATAGGGCTGAACatgaataaatggaaaatcaTAGGTCtgaatgtgaatgaatgaatgaaaaatcaggtctgaatgtgaatgaatgaatgaatgaaaaatcaggtCTCAACATCAACGAATGAATgcaaaatcacagatctgaacataaataaatgaaaaatcatagcccaaatgtaaatgaatgaatgaatgcaaaatcacagatctgaacataaataaatgaaaaatcatagcccaaatgtaaatgaatgaatgaatgaatgcaaaatCTCAGATCTGAATATGAATGAATGCACAATCATAGGTCTGAACATGAATGGGTTGGTATTGAGGGGGATGGAGGGATGCAAAGAGAGGTCCCATCCTTCACAGCCTATGGCTAGCCCTCACATAAACTGCTCGCTACTGCTTTTGAGAAGGGAGAAACCCCAGCTGCCTGGCCCATTCAGAAGCTCTCCTGTTTGGAATTCCCTGGCCTCCCCTCTACAGGCCCAGTCACACTCTCTGAGAACCTTAACTACTGCACTGCtatggaagggaaagagaaaaggctcAGACTTGAGGTAGCAAATGGACCCTCAGCCTGGTGTCTGGCTGAGTGCTGGGGCCAGCCCTCCGGGATATTGAACAGGAGTTCCGAGGAAGGGAGAAGATCCTGGGATCCTAGAGTCTGAAGGTCCCTCCTGGATCCCGTAACTTTCAGGGACTAGTGTAATTagtattcccatttcacagattttggTAAAGGGCCGGGGACCAAAGCCTTAGAGGAGTTCCTGCTCTCTGGGACTTGGCTCTGGCACCAGGACAAAGcgttctcccccttcccccagcagAGAGTCAGTGAAAACCATGGAGACAAACACTGATCTCCTTGGCAGTTTTGGGCTGTTGGCTATGGGGCTTTCCCTGAGGAAAGTTTTGGCCTGGCAGTGGGGCCATTTGAAGGTGGCGTCAGCCACAAATGTTCTCCTTCACAGCTTGAAGAGCCACCTGGCTCTAGGGGGCAAACCCCAAGTGACCGAGGAGGCAGCCTCACTGACATCAGTTGACTTGGGTAATAATCCTCCCTGTTGGCCCTACTCCCCACCCAATCCACCCTCCCTGACGTGCTCCATCTGGTAGGGTCAAGgtgagggggggggggcagctgtTCCAGGGGCCatggcagaaggaaggaagaaaggaaggaaggaaggaaggaaggaaggaaggaaggaaggaaggaaggaaggaaggaaggaaggaaggaaggaaagaaggaaggaaggaaggaaggaaggagggagggagggagaaaggaaagaggaagggaggaatgaaggaaggaacaaaggaaggaaggaaggagggagggaggaagaaaggaaggaaggaaggaaggaaggaaggaaggaaggaaaggagggagggagggagaaaggaaggaaggaaggaaggaaagaaggaaggaaggaaggaaggaagaaagaaggaaggaaggaaggaaggaaggaaggagggagggagggagggagagagagaggagaagagagaaagagaggaaggaaggaagaaaggaaggaagaaggaaggaaggagggagggagaaaggaaggaaggagggagggagggaggaaggaaggaagaaaggaaggaaggaaggaaagaaggaaggaacaaaggaaggactGGGGGCCCTTCCCTGATCTATCTCTTCCTCCCGAGGTGtgactttcctcatctgtgaaatgaggagattGGCCTAGATCTTGGGTTCCTTCCAGGTTCAGAGCACCCAGGCTTctcctcaggtacttactagatTTTGTATTATAGAAGGCGCAGTTCCTGGAGATGGGTGGAGGCTCCTCATGATTCTCCTCATCCTCGGACTCTTCCAGTGCGCGCCCCCCTACTATCACCAGAACTTCTTCCAGTTTCTGCGGAAGCATTGTTGAAGCCTGTTGGGCCAAAAGTATAAAAGATGGGGATTAAAGGGAGAACGGTCTTTTGATGTTGATTCTAgaacacaattagaaaacattttctacacagataaagacagatctaaaccaCCAAAGAAATCTTAATTACTTATGGGTAagccaagtcaatataataaaaaataacaaatctacctgaattaatttacttattcaatatcATCCCAATCACATTACcattagagctaaaaaaaattacaaaatttatctggaaaaaataaaagtcaagaacATCACGGGAATCCATGGAAATGTTAAAGCGAACAGCCTAACAGTACCAGATTCCAAACCACATTACAAAACAGGAACCATCAAATACAAGCTAggactggctaagaaagagagtggTGGATTCATAGGATAGATGGGGTGTATAATACACAGTAGCAAATGACCACAAAAATCTGTGTTTGAGAaatccggggggggggggaggggtaaggAAGGGCTCACTATCTGACATAATTGCTtgggaaactggaaaacaattggGCAAAATTTAGATATAGACCCAATGTTTCACCCAATATACCGAGATGAAGTCAAAATGAGtgaatgatttaaacataaatttaagcctaaatgatttaaatataaataaaaactcaaaaataagcaaattgggggaatatggaaaaaatttccccttttagatctatggataagggaagagttcGTGAACAAACAAGAGATTGAAGGGTTAcaggaagtaaaatggaaaatttcaattacatgaaatttcaaggttttgcacaaacaaaacgaatgcagccaaaataagaagaaaagcaggaaactgggggAATACTTGATAGCAAATatgtctgataaaggcctccttccTCAGAAATATAGGTAACTGAACCAAATTTACAAACATTAAgaaccattctccagttaataaatggttaaaggagaTGAACAgccagttttcagaaaaagaaataaaagctactaatagtcacatgaaaaagtgctctaaaatgccatcaattgggaaaaggCAAATTTAAACAAGTCTGAAGTGCTGCCTTACACAGATCAGACTGACTGACCtaatagaaaaagcaaaatggcAGATTCtgaagagaatgtggaaaaatagggacactaatagaCTTTTTGTGTAGCTGTCAACTGAGCCAATAATTCTGGAGGACAATTGGGAACTATACAAAAGGGATATGAAATTGTACATATTCTTTAACCCAGAAATATTACTGTGAATATCTTGAAGAGAAAGTCTTTAGCCTGGAAGAAAAgcccaacacacacatacacaccatgACTAGTTCTTCTGTGACTGAGCACCAGGGATGGGACAGCCACAGGTGACTGTGATTATCGGCTGCAGGACAAGGGGCAGCTCCTCCGCCGTTAACAGCGTTCATCTCCCACCCACCACGGGGGTCCCCGCCCAGCCTCATCACTGACCAGGCTCTGTTGCTGGGAGATCACCGCCTTGCAGGCCTCCGAAGCCCTCGTCAAAGGCTCGGTGCAGAGCAAGTGCTGCCGGAATTGGTCGGGAAGAGAAACCAGGTGCACCAGGTCGAGCAGCTCGGGCAGGTAGCGGGCCCTGGCCTCCTCCTGGTACCTCACCCACCTGAGCAGGGCCTCGGCCCGGCTCTGCTCCTCCCGCACCTGGAGCAGCTCGTTGGCCAGGTAGGCGGCCAGCCTGTCTTTGGGCAGCTGCAGGAACTCCTCCTCCTGAGACACGGCCTCGAAGTTCTCCTGCAGGAAGGCCCAGGCTTTGGAGGACACCTCGGGACAGCCGTGGCGCTCCCCGAAGTCGCAGATGCCCAGGCAGTTGCTGGCGTCTATCTGCTGCTGCAGGTAGCGGCTGCACACTCTCTGCACGGCGGGGAAATGGAGCCGGTTGGAGGTCTCGGTCAGCGCCTCCACGTTGTCCTGGTTGACCGTGAGCCTGCCCGTGTACACGAAGTCCAGCAGCAGCCCCACCGTGCCGGGGTCCACATCGGGGAGCTCCACCTGGGCGGCGATGCTCTCCGCAAAGTCCCCCGCAAACATGGCGTGGAAGTAGGGGCTGCAGAGGGCCAGGAGGCTGCGGTGACACGGGAACGCCTGGCCAGCGACCCGCAGCGTGACGTCCGACAGCTTGGGGTGGGCGCGGAAGGCCCGGAGCCCATCCAGGATGTCCTGGGGGTGGGACTGGAGGCAGAAGTCCAGGTCATCCATGTTCCTCACCATGGCTCCGGCCCAGATGCGTCCTCCCCGCGCAGTCACAGAATGGCCTCGGGACCCCAATCTGCCTCAAAGGGGAGAAAATCAACATGGGGGAGCGGCGGAGGAGGAGCCATTGCCTCTGCCTGCCCACCCCACGCCCCGCCCCCGTCCAGCCCCCTTCTCTGCACATTGATTCAAGTTCTCTTGAGCTGAATGGGGCGGGTTGGGAGGGTGACCAAGAATCAGAATTAGAGAGTTTGGGAAATGATCCGCTCCCCCCTCAGATGTGGCAGTGGGGCCCAGGAGGTAAAAGTAAGACTGCGGAGTAATGGGTCTGGGGCTGTCTCAGAGGGCACAAGGTGTGAGAggtggaggggagggggtggCGGGGAAGACACTAGCGTTCCCATTTTCAGAAGCAGACTAAGGCTTGGTGAGGTTCGGTGACTCCCCTGAGTCacagggctgggctgggctgggacTCCGGGCCTGGCCCCTCAGCTGTGCACAGGGTCTGGTGCTCTGGCTATTTCTGCCTACATGACACGCCCTCCTGGGGAAATAGGATCCCTCTGACCAGCCTTTCTCCCAGGCGTGATGACCGGTTCTCCTGGAAGATGAGTCACCTGGAGTCCCCCGAAGGGACTATCCCTATCCCAGCCAACACTCCAGAGATCTGAGCCATCAGCACTGACCCCCTGGGCCATCCTTGGGCCTCCTTTTCTGTCAGCCCTGACCCCCTGGGCCATCCTTGGGCCTCCTTTTCTGTCAGCCCTGACCCCCTCGGGCCATCCTTGGGCCTCCTTTTCTGTCAGCCCTGTCCCCCTGGGCCGTCCTTGGGCCTCCTTTTCTGTCAGCCCTGTCCCCCTGGGCCGTCCTTGGGCCTCCTTTTCTGTCAGCCCTGACCCCCGGGCCATCCTTGGGCCTCCTTTTACTTCCTGTCCTCCCCTTTGGCCCTTGGGCAGAATTCCCACAGTATGGATGACAAGGGATGGCTGGGCCGGCTGAGCCTCAGAGCCATTCTGACATTCCCTAGCCCTGACTGGGAACTATAAACTATCTGCTCCCAAACAGAAGCAAAGTGGAAATGGATCTGAATTGTCGCTGTGGTCCTGGGCCCATGTGAGCAGGTCAGGAAGGGGCTGGGCCCGGAGGGCTCT
Proteins encoded in this region:
- the KLHL30 gene encoding kelch-like protein 30 isoform X2 — translated: MVRNMDDLDFCLQSHPQDILDGLRAFRAHPKLSDVTLRVAGQAFPCHRSLLALCSPYFHAMFAGDFAESIAAQVELPDVDPGTVGLLLDFVYTGRLTVNQDNVEALTETSNRLHFPAVQRVCSRYLQQQIDASNCLGICDFGERHGCPEVSSKAWAFLQENFEAVSQEEEFLQLPKDRLAAYLANELLQVREEQSRAEALLRWVRYQEEARARYLPELLDLVHLVSLPDQFRQHLLCTEPLTRASEACKAVISQQQSLASTMLPQKLEEVLVIVGGRALEESEDEENHEEPPPISRNCAFYNTKSKRWTALPDFPDYHKWGFSLVALNNDIYVTGGSRGSKIDTWSTTQVWCFSQKEGIWKIIAPMLKARTNHASAALNGEIYAIGGTTMDVVEVESYNPYNDSWSVISPAPKYVSNFSAVGCHGRLYLVGSCACKYNALTLQCYNPLTEVWSVIASPFIPKYLSSPRCASLNGAIYLIGDNTKKVYMYDPEANVWQKVQLLHSLHENGGMVSLGDKLYVTGGRWQGMEGDYRVEMEVYDGTKDVWTREGALPCLWLYHSSSSVFMDISKWTEPFLRS